The Arthrobacter sp. NicSoilC5 genome has a window encoding:
- a CDS encoding DUF202 domain-containing protein, with protein MAERLLPGGEEPDPRFTLANERTFLAWIRTSLALLAGGIAIEAFTSGLFIEPVRKGLAVLLLLLGMMLSGGAAMRWLRVERSMRNKAPLPLPLFVPLLAGAGALAAAVVLVFILWR; from the coding sequence ATGGCGGAACGGCTGCTGCCCGGCGGCGAGGAACCGGACCCACGCTTCACGCTGGCGAACGAACGCACCTTCCTGGCCTGGATCCGGACGTCGCTTGCGCTGCTGGCGGGTGGCATTGCCATCGAGGCGTTCACTTCGGGCCTTTTCATTGAGCCTGTCCGGAAAGGCCTGGCCGTCCTGCTGCTTCTGCTGGGCATGATGCTCAGTGGCGGGGCCGCCATGCGGTGGCTCCGGGTGGAGCGCAGCATGCGGAACAAGGCGCCGTTGCCGCTGCCGCTCTTTGTGCCCCTGCTGGCCGGGGCAGGCGCGCTGGCTGCCGCCGTCGTACTGGTCTTTATTCTCTGGCGCTGA
- a CDS encoding DUF202 domain-containing protein translates to MASSGPSPHGDPGLQPERTALAWGRTMLALVTASAFFLRWLPTYGPPILMLPVISGGAALAIYLTQRRRYQARSHGLAGESIEADLPAVLWTAFAGLALGCLGIVVVLVS, encoded by the coding sequence GTGGCATCCAGCGGCCCCAGCCCCCACGGCGATCCCGGCCTCCAGCCGGAGCGGACGGCCCTCGCCTGGGGCCGGACCATGCTGGCGCTGGTGACGGCCAGCGCCTTCTTCCTGCGCTGGCTTCCCACCTATGGGCCGCCCATCCTGATGCTGCCGGTGATTTCCGGCGGCGCCGCCCTGGCCATTTACCTCACGCAGCGCCGCCGCTACCAGGCGAGGTCGCACGGGCTGGCCGGCGAAAGCATCGAGGCCGACCTGCCCGCTGTGCTCTGGACCGCCTTCGCCGGGCTCGCCCTGGGGTGCCTGGGCATTGTGGTGGTGCTGGTCAGCTAG
- a CDS encoding DUF2630 family protein: MNDQDILTHIQALVEEEHSLREGSGGGQAPDQARLKYVEESLDQCWDLLRQRRAKKDSGENPNDAEARPISEVEGYRQ, from the coding sequence ATGAATGATCAGGACATTTTGACGCACATCCAGGCCCTCGTGGAGGAGGAGCACTCACTGCGTGAGGGCTCGGGGGGCGGGCAGGCCCCGGACCAGGCACGGCTCAAGTATGTGGAAGAAAGCCTGGACCAGTGCTGGGACCTGCTGCGCCAACGGCGGGCCAAGAAGGACTCGGGCGAGAACCCGAACGACGCCGAAGCCCGCCCCATCAGCGAGGTTGAAGGTTACAGGCAGTAG
- a CDS encoding carbon-nitrogen hydrolase family protein, whose translation MRIAVAQIISSADTAANLELVWEYAAQASNAGAQLVVFPEATMRAFGHSLKDIAEPVDGPWASEVRRMAKELDLTIVAGMFTPGKDGRVRNTLLVTGPGVEASYDKVHLFDAFGFAESRTVEAGEAPVTFELDGTVFGLATCYDVRFPGLFTANANAGAQVNIVCASWGAGEGKAEQWDLLVRARALDSTTFVVACGQGDPETVGAGPAGTAPTGIGHSAVITPLGKAVVALGGKPELAVVDIDPSTVDDVRTKLPVLANARTF comes from the coding sequence ATGCGTATCGCCGTAGCCCAGATCATCAGCAGTGCCGACACAGCAGCCAACCTTGAGCTGGTGTGGGAGTACGCTGCCCAGGCCAGCAACGCCGGCGCCCAGCTGGTGGTTTTCCCCGAAGCGACGATGCGCGCCTTCGGCCACTCCCTGAAGGACATTGCCGAGCCCGTTGACGGCCCATGGGCCAGCGAAGTCCGCAGGATGGCGAAGGAGCTGGACCTCACGATCGTGGCCGGCATGTTCACTCCGGGAAAGGACGGCCGGGTCCGTAACACACTGCTGGTCACCGGGCCCGGGGTGGAGGCGTCCTATGACAAGGTCCACCTTTTTGACGCCTTCGGTTTCGCCGAGTCCCGGACCGTCGAGGCCGGGGAGGCACCGGTAACCTTCGAACTGGACGGTACCGTGTTCGGCCTGGCGACCTGCTACGACGTCCGTTTCCCGGGCCTGTTCACCGCCAACGCCAACGCGGGTGCCCAGGTGAACATCGTGTGTGCCTCCTGGGGTGCCGGTGAGGGCAAGGCGGAGCAGTGGGACCTGCTGGTGCGCGCCCGGGCGCTGGACAGCACCACTTTTGTGGTCGCCTGCGGCCAGGGCGATCCCGAAACAGTGGGCGCCGGCCCGGCGGGCACAGCACCCACCGGCATCGGGCACAGCGCCGTGATCACCCCCCTGGGCAAGGCGGTGGTGGCGCTGGGCGGCAAGCCGGAACTCGCTGTCGTCGACATTGATCCCTCAACGGTGGACGACGTCCGGACCAAACTGCCCGTCCTGGCCAACGCCCGCACGTTCTGA
- a CDS encoding ammonium transporter, with translation MEITAQHVWLMISAAMVLLMTPGLGLFYGGMTRAKAALNMIMMSFISAGIVGVVWVLWGYSMTTGDGVLGLFGNPFTSFGLQNLMGSPDLLKAGYSATFAIITVALISGAIADRAKFGAWALFVPVWITVIYCPLAYMIWGGGLMSAGGAVTEIFGQIIDFAGGAVVEISSGTAALVLAVIVGQRHGFAKDPNHRPHNLPFIMLGAAILWFGWFGFNGGAATSVEQAGLIWINTLVAPAAAMLSWLVTEKVRHGHPTSLGAASGVVAGLVAITPSCANISPVAAIGLGLVAGAACCVFVDLKYRFGLDDSLDVVGVHLGAGLIGTLSLGLIALPVNGQGGGLFYGGGVQQLIAQTAAVIITLLLSGVGTAVIARIINKTVGFRVSHEAETAGVDLSEHAETAYAFGEIGAGFNPLRHAAAHIPTAAAPAERHAKEDSFA, from the coding sequence GTGGAAATCACTGCCCAACACGTCTGGCTGATGATCTCGGCAGCCATGGTCCTGCTGATGACCCCGGGCCTTGGCCTCTTCTACGGCGGCATGACCCGCGCCAAGGCCGCCCTCAACATGATCATGATGAGCTTCATCTCGGCAGGGATTGTTGGCGTTGTCTGGGTTCTGTGGGGCTACTCGATGACCACCGGCGACGGCGTGCTGGGCCTCTTCGGCAATCCCTTCACCAGCTTTGGCCTGCAGAACCTCATGGGTTCACCGGACCTCCTCAAGGCCGGGTACAGCGCAACATTCGCCATCATCACCGTTGCCCTGATCAGCGGCGCCATCGCCGACCGCGCCAAGTTCGGGGCCTGGGCCCTGTTCGTGCCGGTGTGGATCACGGTGATCTACTGCCCGCTCGCGTACATGATCTGGGGCGGCGGGCTGATGAGCGCAGGGGGTGCCGTCACGGAAATCTTCGGCCAGATCATCGATTTCGCCGGCGGTGCCGTGGTGGAAATCAGTTCGGGAACGGCTGCCCTGGTGCTGGCCGTGATCGTTGGCCAGCGCCACGGGTTCGCGAAGGACCCCAACCACCGCCCCCACAACCTGCCTTTCATCATGCTCGGCGCCGCGATCCTGTGGTTCGGCTGGTTTGGCTTCAATGGGGGGGCCGCCACCAGCGTCGAACAGGCCGGCCTCATTTGGATCAACACCCTGGTGGCACCCGCGGCCGCCATGCTCAGCTGGCTGGTCACGGAGAAGGTCCGCCACGGACACCCCACATCCCTGGGCGCCGCCTCCGGCGTGGTTGCCGGCTTGGTGGCCATCACCCCTTCCTGCGCCAACATCAGCCCCGTGGCCGCTATCGGCCTGGGCCTGGTGGCCGGCGCGGCCTGCTGCGTATTCGTGGACCTCAAATACCGCTTTGGCCTCGACGACTCCCTGGACGTGGTGGGTGTCCACCTGGGCGCCGGCCTCATCGGCACCCTGTCCCTGGGCTTGATCGCCCTTCCCGTGAACGGCCAGGGCGGCGGCCTCTTCTACGGCGGCGGAGTCCAGCAGCTCATTGCCCAGACAGCCGCCGTCATCATCACCCTCCTGTTGTCCGGTGTTGGAACCGCGGTCATTGCCCGGATCATCAACAAGACGGTGGGCTTCCGGGTCAGCCACGAGGCCGAGACCGCCGGCGTGGACCTGTCCGAGCACGCAGAGACTGCCTACGCATTCGGTGAGATCGGAGCAGGATTCAATCCCCTGCGCCACGCCGCGGCCCACATCCCGACCGCAGCTGCCCCGGCTGAACGGCACGCCAAGGAAGACTCCTTCGCGTAG